A stretch of Brachyhypopomus gauderio isolate BG-103 chromosome 3, BGAUD_0.2, whole genome shotgun sequence DNA encodes these proteins:
- the atosb gene encoding atos homolog protein B produces MRHIHMEVVRKDAAQAGETSPQTSPDVGLQRASARPFSQEELRLHKAYQLAILSRRGGVAEGRGTQRAGMKRGADDAPGPVAPKRLLQDEGEEEDVLGDEEVEVLRGPGLEQWDSEMSPSRSPPLSPSLSPAHPTGPGGSAGRAPVPRRRPAQHSLDHPVPDAFAPLSPKSPPMVDPQAPHSPWGRCEGSPPSTTPQPGASMAGDEPPCPGEGPGDEGWMGRGLPVEVVGTSCTAESLEHIHPPRPPLTPAEAAELGAGIEMSPPPSERRPQTPNSSWSCGLGTLEKSPWEGRGLASPLPVPCAVRKKILTSSEAGESCSEDEGPSTSKRSRLALLTPGLGLAAGRSTDSKAAPYWTHLLPSAREQGKGSVEGPRSSRRLKTDARLKLRQLRSGRRTHTSSSSSLRSSLASISRALLGNFEESILKGRFSPSGRIEGFTAEIGASGSYCPQHATLPVQVTYYDTAEHSAPSPFLGVISLDPLGKKGYNVPKAGTIQVTLFNPNKTVVKMFLVTYNFGDMPVNHMTFLRHRIFLVPVEEAEGLGEGPVSPAPDRKKILCYLMHLRFQSSKSGKIYLHSEIRLLFSRRSIEVDTGIPYELKSFTEVPKNPKYSSRV; encoded by the exons ATGCGTCACATCCACATGGAGGTGGTCCGGAAGGACGCGGCCCAGGCAGGGGAGACGAGCCCCCAGACCAGCCCTGACGTGGGGCTACAGCGGGCCTCCGCCAGGCCCTTTAGTCAGGAGGAGCTGCGGCTGCATAAGGCCTACCAGCTGGCCATCCTGTCCCGCAGAGGGGGCGTGGCCGAGGGCCGCGGGACCCAGAGGGCGGGCATGAAGCGTGGTGCGGATGACGCGCCGGGGCCCGTCGCCCCAAAACGCCTGCTGCAGGacgagggggaggaagaggatgttCTGGGCGATGAAGAGGTGGAGGTGCTGCGTGGGCCCGGGCTGGAGCAGTGGGACTCCGAGATGTCTCCGTCCCGGTCCCCACCCCTGTCCCCGTCCCTCTCGCCCGCTCACCCCACCGGACCGGGCGGGTCGGCGGGGCGAGCCCCTGTGCCCCGACGCAGACCCGCCCAGCACAGCCTCGACCACCCCGTCCCAGATGCCTTCGCTCCACTCTCCCCAAAATCACCCCCCATGGTGGACCCCCAGGCCCCCCACTCACCTTGGGGCAGGTGCGAGggcagccccccctccaccaccccacaGCCTGGAGCCTCTATGGCCGGGGATGAGCCCCCCTGCCCGGGGGAGGGTCCCGGGGACGAGGGCTGGATGGGCAGGGGCCTCcctgtggaggtggtgggcaCGTCCTGCACAGCAGAGTCCCTGGAGCACATACACCCACCACGCCCTCCTCTCACCCCGGCCGAGGCCGCCGAGTTGGGGGCGGGCATCGAGATGTCCCCGCCCCCTTCGGAGAGGAGGCCACAGACACCCAATTCCTCCTGGTCCTGTGGGCTTGGCACATTGGAGAAGAGCCCGTGGGAAGGGCGTGGCCTAGCCTCACCCCTGCCCGTGCCCTGCGCGGTCAGGAAGAAGATCCTGACGTCCAGCGAGGCGGGGGAGTCGTGCTCGGAGGACGAGGGGCCGTCCACGTCCAAGCGCAGCCGTCTGGCGCTGCTTACGCCCGGCCTGGGTCTGGCCGCCGGCCGCAGCACAGACTCCAAGGCTGCCCCCTACTGGACACACCTGCTACCTTCAGCTCGAGAACAGGGCAAG gGCTCTGTGGAAGGCCCTCGATCGTCCAGGAGACTGAAGACTGACGCGCGTCTCAAACT gcgtcAGCTGCGCAGTGGTCGTCGGACTCACACCAGCAGCTCCTCCAGTCTCCGGTCATCATTGGCCTCCATCAGCAGGGCACTGCTGGGCAACTTTGAG gagtcgATATTAAAGGGGCGTTTCTCACCGTCCGGGAGGATCGAGGGCTTCACTGCGGAGATCGGCGCCAGCGGTTCCTACTGTCCTCAGCACGCCACCTTACCTGTGCAGGTGACCTACTACGACACGGCTGAGCACAGCGCCCCATCGCCCTTCCTG GGTGTGATCTCCCTGGACCCCCTGGGAAAGAAAGGATACAATGTACCCAAAGCAGGGACCATTCAAGTG ACCTTATTCAACCCCAATAAGACTGTGGTGAAGATGTTCCTGGTGACGTATAATTTCGGGGACATGCCTGTCAATCACATGACCTTTCTGCGCCATCGCATCTTCCTGGTGCCTGTGGAGGAGGCGGAGGGcttgggggaggggcctgtgagCCCCGCCCCTGACAGGAAAAAGATTCTATGCTACCTGATGCACCTTAG